A single window of Narcine bancroftii isolate sNarBan1 chromosome 1, sNarBan1.hap1, whole genome shotgun sequence DNA harbors:
- the LOC138744153 gene encoding uncharacterized protein C11orf24 homolog isoform X2 yields MKCVFTEAEGFDFCQHDGFECNWVVIEENQNLCFYLHCLDISICKGATVEDVKSLLIRKDPSLKMFTHPRQRKIRAVNVQQPAKPTMTIGSSVSNVNITVTITAAITNSSTESNEVTSKNLINGTATASTSSKQFNTSGATSSSSATFPIININTTAPTINTTAPTANNSKINITAVTSIPAVSIKSSTQFTNLSSSGKTTNHESTATMVHDEQTTPIPANWNKSDQATTPNGMLTDFTVSLQSHPNTTKLLNSTQETTQPSTSQSTVTPTKVTTILEDTTRKKQIQTDASTITGPVSQSPKTKNRTAVTSVDGKMYVFPSLPGGALIKYLANTSSLLAILIFGLLFFVVSIILFTHKGYESYKRKDYVQVDYLINGMYADSDM; encoded by the exons ATggatttgagtgtaattgggtggttaTTGAAGAAAACCAAAATCTCTGTTTTTATTTACACTGTCTGGACATCTCTATCTGCAAAGGAGCAACTGTGGAAGATGTTAAATCGTTGCTAATAA GAAAAGATCCATCACTGAAGATGTTTACACATCCCCGACAAAGGAAAATAAGAGCAGTCAATGTACAACAACCTGCCAAACCAACCATGACCATTGGATCATCAGTCAGTAATGTAAACATCACTGTGACAATCACAGCAGCCATCACCAATTCAAGTACAGAATCAAATGAAGTTACCAGCAAGAACCTGATTAATGGCACAGCTACAGCATCAACTTCAAGTAAACAATTCAATACTTCTGGTGCTACTTCCAGTTCTTCAGCCACTTTTCCAATAATAAACATAAATACTACTGCCCCAACTATAAATACAACAGCCCCAACTGCAAATAACTCAAAAATAAATATCACGGCAGTGACTTCAATACCTGCAGTATCAATAAAAAGCAGTACTCAATTTACCAATCTCAGTTCATCAGGAAAGACCACCAATCATGAAAGCACTGCAACAATGGTACACGATGAACAAACCACACCAATTCCAGCAAACTGGAACAAAAGTGACCAAGCCACAACACCCAATGGTATGTTAACTGATTTTACAGTTTCCCTTCAATCTCACCCAAATACCACAAAGCTGTTGAATTCCACGCAAGAAACAACCCAGCCTTCGACTTCACAATCCACTGTAACTCCAACAAAAGTGACAACTATCCTAGAGGACACGACAAGGAAGAAACAAATTCAGACTGATGCAAGCACAATCACTGGACCAGTGTCACAGTCACCAAAAACAAAAAACAGAACTGCAGTGACTTCAGTTGATGGGAAGATGTATGTCTTTCCTTCATTGCCTGGTGGAGCTCTCATCAAATATTTGGCCAACACAAGCTCATTGCTGGCCATTCTAATATTTGGACTGTTGTTTTTTGTAGTGAGCATTATATTGTTTACACATAAAGGATATGAAAGCTATAAAAGGAAAGATTATGTGCAGGTGGATTATCTAATAAACGGAATGTATGCAGATTCAGATATGTAG